The Calypte anna isolate BGI_N300 chromosome 2, bCalAnn1_v1.p, whole genome shotgun sequence genome includes a window with the following:
- the LOC103525554 gene encoding LOW QUALITY PROTEIN: ATP-binding cassette sub-family F member 2 (The sequence of the model RefSeq protein was modified relative to this genomic sequence to represent the inferred CDS: inserted 2 bases in 1 codon), with protein sequence MPSDLAKKKAAKKKEAAKARQRPRRAAEENGDGGTEPQEVRPPEANGMLVPEVDALTKELEDFELKKAAARAVTGVLASHPNSTDVHIINLSLTFHGQELLSDTKLELNSGRRYGLIGLNGIGKSMLLSAIGKREVPIPEHIDIYHLTREMPPSDKTPLQCVMEVDTERAMLEREAERLAHEDAECEKLLELYERLEELDADKAEARASRILHGLGFTPAMQRKKLKDFSGGWRMRVALARALFIRPFMLLLDEPTNHLDLDACVWLEEELKTFKRILVLISHSQDFLNGVCTNIIHMHNRKLKYYTGNYDQYVKTRLELEENQMKRFHWEQDQIAHMKNYIARFGHGSAKLARQAQSKEKTXSKMMASGLTERVVNDKTLSFYFPPCGKIPPPVIMVQNVSFKYTKDGPWIYNNLEFGIDLDTRVALVGPNGAGKSTLLKLLTGELLPTDGMIRKHSHVKIGRYHQHLQEQLDLDLSPLEYMLKCYPEIKEKEEMRKIIGRYGLTGKQQVSPIRNLSDGQKCRVCFAWLAWQNPHMLFLDEPTNHLDIETIDALADAINDFEGGMMLVSHDFRLIQQVAQEIWVCEKQTITKWQGDILAYKEHLKSKLVDEDPQLTKKTHNV encoded by the exons AGGTGGATGCTCTTACAAAGGAGCTGGAGGACTTCGAATTAAAGAAAGCTGCTGCCCGTGCTGTGACAGGAGTGCTGGCTTCCCATCCTAACAGCACTGATGTGCACATCATCAACCTCTCTCTGACCTTCCatggccaggagctgctgagtgATACAAAACTTGAACTGAACTCTGGGAGACGATATGGCCTGATTGGACTCAATGGGATAG GGAAATCCATGCTTTTGTCAGCTATTGGGAAACGAGAAGTGCCCATCCCAGAGCATATTGACATCTACCACCTGACCCGAGAGATGCCTCCCAGTGACAAGACCCCTCTGCAGTGTGTGATGGAGGTGGACACAGAGAGGGCCATGCTGGAACGAGAGGCGGAACGCCTGGCTCATGAAGATG CGGAGTGTGAGAAACTGTTGGAGTTATATGAACgcctggaggagctggatgCTGACAAGGCAGAAGCACGGGCCTCACGTATCCTTCATGGCTTGGGGTTCACGCCAGCCatgcagaggaagaagctgaaggACTTTAGTGGTGGCTGGCGAATGAGGGTGGCTCTTGCTAG agCCCTCTTCATTCGGCCTTTCATGCTGCTGCTAGATGAGCCCACAAACCACCTTGACCTGGATGCCTGTGTGTGGTTGGAAGAAGAGCTAAAAAC GTTCAAACGGATCCTTGTGCTGATATCCCACTCCCAAGACTTCTTGAATGGTGTCTGCACTAACATAATCCACATGCACAACCGCAAACTGAAGTACTACACA GGAAATTATGATCAGTATGTAAAAACTCGTTTGGAATTAGAAGAAAATCAAATGAAGCGGTTCCACTGGGAGCAAGATCAGATTGCCCATATGAAG AATTACATCGCGAGGTTTGGTCATGGTAGTGCAAAGCTAGCCAGGCAAGCTCAGAGCAAGGAGAAGAC TTCAAAAATGATGGCATCTGGCTTGACAGAGAGAGTTGTGAATGATAAG ACTTTGTCATTCTATTTCCCACCCTGTGGGAAAATCCCCCCTCCTGTCATCATGGTGCAGAATGTCAGCTTCAAATACACCAAGGATGGG CCATGGATCTATAATAACCTGGAGTTTGGGATTGACCTGGATACCCGAGTAGCTCTTGTTGGACCCAATGGAGCTGGCAAGTCAACACTTCTGAAACTGCTCACAGGAGAG CTGCTTCCCACAGATGGGATGATTCGCAAGCACTCGCATGTGAAGATTGGTAGATACCACCAG CACTTGCAAGAGCAGTTGGACTTAGACCTCTCACCCCTGGAGTACATGCTGAAATGCTACCCAGAGatcaaggagaaggaggagatgaGAAAAATCATTGGCAGATATGGTCtgacagggaagcagcag GTGAGCCCCATTAGGAACCTCTCAGACGGGCAAAAGTGCCGCGTGTGCTTTGCATGGCTGGCCTGGCAGAACCCTCACATGCTGTTCCTGGATGAGCCCACCAACCACTTGGACATAGAAACTATAGATGCTCTGGCAGATGCTATCAATGACTTTGAAGGAGGAATGATGCTTGTCAGCCATGACTTCAGACTCATCCAACAG GTTGCACAGGAGATTTGGGTCTGTGAGAAGCAAACCATCACAAAGTGGCAAGGTGACATCCTTGCCTACAAGGAACATCTGAAGTCAAAGCTTGTGGATGAGGATCCACAGCTCACCAAGAAGACCCACAACGTGTGA
- the LOC103525566 gene encoding late histone H2B.L4-like, producing the protein MSAEGRKKCGHSPTSGDRKSKKKPKRKETYSVYIYKVLKQVHPDTGISSKAMSIMNSFVNDIFERLASEASRLAQYNHRSTITSREVQTAVRLLLPGELAKHAVSEGTKAVTKYTSSK; encoded by the exons ATGAGTGCAGAAGGTAGGAAGAAGTGTGGTCATTCTCCCACCTCTGGGGACAGGAAATCTAAGAAAAAgccaaagagaaaggaaacctATTCAGTCTATATCTACAAGGTACTGAAGCAG GTGCACCCAGACACCGGCATCTCCTCTAAGGCCATGAGCATCATGAACTCTTTTGTCAACGACATCTTCGAGAGGCTGGCCTCTGAGGCCTCCCGCCTGGCCCAGTACAACCACCGCTCCACCATCACCAGCCGGGAAGTGCAGACAGCCGTGCGGCTGCTGTTGCCTGGAGAGCTGGCCAAGCACGCCGTTTCCGAGGGTACCAAGGCTGTCACCAAATACACCAGCAGCAAGTGA